In the Corynebacterium kroppenstedtii genome, one interval contains:
- a CDS encoding DNA/RNA helicase domain-containing protein, protein MDNPRYLQPAHTFIEDTRSTLGLNSIVARLRTKEQGSTEAILSGEEGSWRNSLPAMSRALERAERPDLWVALEYNPYQAGNQRADVVLLGTKGDKKAVLVVELKQWSKASWDPVKRRAYDFGAVYKTSRHPYEQANDYARFLTHYTEGFHPSDALVEGAAFLHNAKSANIDSLWTAGTNHAVRTFAGDSEGIEGLTELIRDTFDEESNGEITAIALRDANPEQGPEILDAASVIFRDPEAFPLTEEQREMVYQVQEILRKTEKDENNPSGKALIAIEGKAGSGKTWICLNLLALEAHAGRQSSFATNSTQLRTSLQKSAKKLDKENPLEGMITSAKSYWDLDKHKGSKRLLIVDEAQRISQWTIRTGFANAKHVQEELEANNRTQLKELMLAADVVVLMMGTDQQANAGDYLTIQKAKDFAESGFSDYFKVPFYHLELTEQHRSQGSKAYEEWVKHLVHPDLETLVWHDQDGFTVRVADSPSDLEELTMAHQDDVEYFVATESHPQDEIRTRPVQNRLLAGFAWEWQAWPKPAPTSIDDVPFDIILEDGNWKKRWNLRKSIDGYPNDSNWPFNPDGSEQVGSVFSSQGFEFDNVGVLFGEDFVYSPAEGRMTTDISQSKYKKLTQHAKNDTEKAERIRDQYNVLLTRGMNSVALYSVDPATNHWLKSIVNPDQV, encoded by the coding sequence GTGGATAACCCGCGCTACCTGCAGCCAGCACACACGTTCATTGAAGACACTCGTTCTACCCTCGGTCTGAATTCCATCGTGGCCCGGTTACGAACGAAGGAGCAGGGGTCGACAGAGGCGATCCTCAGTGGTGAGGAAGGGTCGTGGCGTAACAGTCTTCCGGCGATGTCCCGAGCCTTGGAGAGAGCGGAGCGACCCGACTTGTGGGTGGCGTTGGAGTACAACCCCTACCAGGCTGGTAATCAGCGTGCTGATGTTGTTCTGTTGGGTACGAAAGGCGACAAAAAGGCTGTTCTCGTTGTCGAGCTAAAGCAATGGAGTAAGGCATCGTGGGATCCGGTTAAGCGTCGCGCGTACGACTTCGGTGCTGTTTACAAGACGTCACGCCACCCGTACGAACAGGCAAATGATTACGCACGGTTTCTTACCCACTACACAGAGGGGTTTCATCCATCGGATGCTCTGGTCGAGGGTGCAGCGTTCCTCCACAACGCCAAGTCCGCGAATATTGATTCGCTCTGGACTGCGGGGACTAACCATGCGGTACGTACCTTCGCTGGTGACAGCGAAGGTATTGAGGGTCTTACCGAATTGATTCGAGACACCTTCGACGAAGAATCCAACGGTGAAATTACTGCGATCGCGCTACGCGACGCTAACCCCGAACAGGGGCCAGAAATTTTGGACGCCGCTTCGGTAATCTTCCGTGATCCGGAGGCCTTCCCGCTAACGGAGGAGCAGCGAGAAATGGTGTACCAGGTGCAGGAAATCTTGCGCAAGACCGAAAAAGATGAGAACAATCCGTCAGGTAAGGCGCTGATCGCCATCGAAGGTAAGGCCGGTTCGGGCAAGACGTGGATCTGTCTTAACTTGCTAGCTCTGGAGGCACATGCAGGCAGACAGAGTTCGTTTGCTACTAACTCCACACAGCTACGCACGAGTTTGCAGAAGTCGGCAAAGAAACTTGATAAGGAGAATCCCCTGGAGGGCATGATTACCTCGGCTAAATCCTACTGGGATCTGGACAAGCACAAGGGGTCGAAGCGCCTGCTGATAGTCGATGAGGCGCAACGTATCTCGCAGTGGACCATTCGCACTGGATTCGCTAACGCCAAACATGTCCAAGAGGAGCTTGAGGCGAACAATAGGACCCAATTGAAGGAGTTGATGCTTGCCGCCGACGTTGTCGTGCTGATGATGGGTACCGACCAGCAGGCGAACGCTGGTGATTACCTCACCATTCAGAAGGCCAAGGATTTCGCGGAGAGTGGATTCTCGGACTACTTCAAGGTCCCCTTCTACCACCTCGAGTTGACTGAGCAACATCGTTCGCAGGGTTCGAAAGCGTACGAGGAGTGGGTTAAGCACTTGGTTCACCCTGATTTGGAGACACTCGTGTGGCATGACCAAGACGGCTTCACCGTGCGAGTAGCGGACTCACCCTCCGATCTGGAGGAGTTGACGATGGCACACCAGGATGATGTTGAGTACTTCGTGGCCACCGAGTCTCATCCGCAAGATGAGATCAGGACCCGCCCAGTGCAGAATCGTCTCCTGGCCGGTTTCGCCTGGGAGTGGCAGGCTTGGCCGAAACCGGCACCAACATCCATCGATGATGTGCCCTTCGACATCATCCTCGAGGACGGTAACTGGAAGAAGCGCTGGAATCTGCGCAAGAGTATCGACGGCTACCCCAACGATTCCAATTGGCCATTCAATCCTGATGGGTCCGAGCAAGTCGGGTCTGTCTTCAGCTCACAAGGGTTCGAGTTCGACAACGTTGGTGTTCTCTTCGGGGAGGACTTCGTGTACTCACCGGCAGAGGGCCGAATGACTACCGATATCAGCCAATCTAAATACAAGAAACTGACGCAGCACGCAAAGAACGATACGGAGAAAGCGGAGCGCATCCGCGACCAGTACAACGTGCTGCTGACTCGTGGCATGAACTCCGTAGCTTTGTATTCAGTCGACCCCGCGACGAACCATTGGCTTAAGTCCATCGTCAACCCCGACCAAGTCTAG
- a CDS encoding S1 family peptidase, with protein sequence MAAPSANAVADGYNAVFEPWSAEVLIGGVCSGSVLSDRWVITAAHCLGNSHGPGGHVKIGEQAQQTFKVDRVVREPGGADVALVRTDVSMGVRPIMLPSPGPMPNQPGQFTGWGHARFPEKQGLAFVSGPTRGPRPGNADMFETKSIIGHQEDGDSGGAFHIGPVLYGVLCSSSGKDGQGRTMANYTKVDQFLPWIYGTIFTQSWP encoded by the coding sequence GTGGCTGCACCATCGGCGAATGCGGTAGCTGATGGTTACAATGCCGTTTTTGAACCATGGTCTGCTGAAGTTCTTATTGGTGGCGTGTGTAGTGGTTCCGTTTTATCGGACCGCTGGGTTATCACTGCGGCACATTGTTTGGGTAATAGTCATGGTCCGGGTGGCCATGTGAAGATTGGTGAGCAAGCTCAGCAAACATTCAAAGTTGATCGAGTCGTTCGTGAACCGGGCGGCGCCGATGTCGCTCTGGTTCGCACTGACGTTTCGATGGGGGTTCGGCCCATCATGTTGCCGTCGCCCGGCCCTATGCCAAATCAGCCAGGGCAGTTCACTGGGTGGGGCCATGCCCGCTTCCCTGAGAAACAAGGTTTGGCTTTTGTTTCGGGTCCGACGCGAGGGCCACGCCCAGGCAATGCGGATATGTTCGAAACAAAGTCCATCATTGGTCACCAGGAGGATGGCGACTCCGGCGGAGCATTCCACATTGGTCCCGTCCTTTACGGTGTTTTGTGCTCGTCGAGCGGTAAGGACGGTCAGGGGCGGACGATGGCGAACTACACGAAGGTTGATCAGTTCCTCCCGTGGATTTACGGCACCATCTTCACTCAGAGTTGGCCCTGA
- a CDS encoding rhodanese-related sulfurtransferase, with protein MSMPKIVLFYVFTPLADPEAIRLWQKALAEKWNLKGRVIISKDGINATLGGELNDVKRYCRETRSYAPFKNADIKWSEGEGDDFPRLSVKVRPELVTFGAVDELKVNEEGVIGGGTHLKPEDLHHLMDERGDEVVFFDGRNAMEAEIGKFRNAVVPATTTTRDFLDEIESGKYDELKKRPVVTYCTGGIRCEVLSVLMKNRGFQEVYQLDGGIVRYGEAYGNDGYWDGSLYVFDKRMHMEFGDGAESLGHCVECGKPTAQFVNCANDKCRKLFLRCDACTSAHKHKYCGECEPALV; from the coding sequence ATGTCCATGCCGAAAATTGTGCTGTTTTATGTGTTCACGCCTCTAGCCGACCCTGAAGCGATTCGTCTGTGGCAGAAGGCCTTGGCGGAGAAGTGGAATCTCAAAGGCCGGGTCATTATTTCTAAAGATGGCATTAATGCGACGCTCGGCGGGGAACTTAACGACGTCAAACGTTATTGCCGTGAAACGCGCAGCTACGCACCTTTTAAGAATGCCGATATTAAGTGGTCAGAGGGTGAAGGGGATGACTTCCCCCGCTTGAGCGTGAAAGTCCGCCCGGAGTTAGTCACATTCGGCGCTGTGGATGAATTGAAGGTGAATGAAGAGGGTGTCATCGGTGGCGGTACGCATCTGAAACCGGAGGACCTGCATCATTTGATGGACGAACGTGGCGATGAGGTGGTGTTTTTCGATGGCCGTAACGCCATGGAGGCAGAAATAGGCAAGTTCCGCAATGCTGTAGTTCCAGCTACGACGACGACTCGCGATTTCTTGGATGAGATCGAATCCGGCAAGTACGACGAACTGAAGAAGCGACCGGTAGTGACGTATTGCACGGGTGGTATACGGTGCGAAGTTTTGTCAGTGCTGATGAAGAACCGCGGCTTCCAAGAGGTCTATCAGCTGGACGGGGGAATCGTGCGCTACGGGGAAGCCTACGGAAACGATGGGTATTGGGATGGATCTTTATATGTTTTTGATAAGAGAATGCATATGGAATTTGGCGACGGCGCGGAATCGTTAGGACACTGTGTTGAATGCGGAAAGCCGACGGCACAATTCGTGAATTGCGCGAATGACAAGTGTCGGAAACTGTTTTTGCGGTGTGACGCATGTACGTCTGCTCATAAGCATAAGTATTGTGGCGAATGTGAACCGGCTTTAGTGTGA
- a CDS encoding fructose-specific PTS transporter subunit EIIC, whose translation MSTDGNREPSLGGTAAVDGSTVNEKNAVDGENPTVAGSTILAITACPTGIAHTYMAAEKLEAAAKEAGATIKVETHGSIGVDNAFSHADIESADAVIIAADIAIDTERFVNKRLITTGVDAAISHPDDLLRRALVAPRWGQPGRGKSGRGGDYGGGAGGRGVSGSSLSPDATDGAAMNGSASGSMSGESLNPATVIYRALMAGVSRMIPFVVTGGLLIAVALSLGGHPTSEGMQIPKDSFWYDINQLGTLAFSLMVPVLSAYIAEGIADRSALAPGFITGMVAVTGSLYGSEAGTGFIGGIVTGILSGYVALAIRKIPVNKYVAPIWPIIVIPIVTTLIVGLLVIYVIGAPIASLFDALTHWLASMDGTSSVVLGAVLGAMIAFDMGGPFNKTAFLFGGGLIAAGNAAPMGMNAAAIAVPPLAMGVITFIRRQWFTKPEKDAGIAALIMGCFGITEGAIPFAAARPFQVIPANVIGGAVAGALAGLWGVKDNVMHGGPIVAVLGAIDGVVWFFIAVLAGIATTIAVMIGLTQISMSRSKNSSTTASGASDDSAVADSSTDSSNPRNTGTTTSAEPDGVVSGTKRAETADAPHLIDETLVVLDDDAPSGDREDIIRGLVDHAVSAGRITDGEAVIQAALAREEQSTTAVGNEVAIPHARVAGVTTPTVLFARIPGVGVDWNSPDNTTVHFVFLIAVPEGANKKHMKILAQLARALMRDNFRTHLRDATTRGEIVDAVRETVGNL comes from the coding sequence ATGAGTACAGATGGAAATAGGGAGCCGTCATTAGGGGGAACGGCCGCCGTTGACGGGAGCACCGTTAACGAGAAAAACGCCGTTGACGGGGAGAACCCCACGGTCGCGGGATCAACGATCCTGGCCATTACTGCATGTCCGACGGGTATAGCGCACACGTATATGGCCGCGGAGAAACTCGAGGCAGCGGCCAAGGAGGCCGGCGCGACGATCAAGGTGGAAACTCACGGCTCGATCGGCGTCGATAATGCCTTTTCTCATGCGGATATTGAGTCGGCAGATGCCGTGATTATTGCGGCGGATATTGCGATCGACACAGAGCGGTTTGTCAATAAACGGCTGATCACGACGGGTGTTGATGCTGCAATCAGCCATCCTGATGATCTTCTTCGGCGCGCGCTGGTCGCTCCACGGTGGGGGCAGCCTGGCAGGGGAAAGTCGGGGCGCGGCGGCGACTATGGCGGGGGCGCCGGTGGTCGTGGAGTTTCCGGAAGCAGCCTCTCCCCCGACGCCACCGATGGAGCGGCAATGAACGGATCAGCGAGCGGATCGATGAGCGGCGAATCATTGAACCCTGCGACAGTGATCTATCGAGCTTTAATGGCTGGAGTATCGCGCATGATCCCCTTCGTGGTGACGGGCGGGTTGCTCATTGCCGTAGCGCTGTCCTTGGGTGGCCACCCAACATCGGAAGGAATGCAAATACCAAAGGACAGCTTTTGGTACGACATTAATCAGCTGGGCACACTAGCGTTCAGCCTAATGGTGCCGGTGTTATCGGCCTATATCGCGGAAGGTATTGCGGACCGGTCTGCGTTGGCGCCCGGTTTTATCACCGGCATGGTGGCCGTGACTGGTTCGCTGTATGGCTCCGAGGCGGGCACTGGATTTATTGGTGGCATTGTCACGGGGATTTTGTCCGGCTACGTAGCATTGGCTATTCGAAAGATTCCCGTTAATAAGTATGTGGCGCCTATTTGGCCGATTATTGTCATTCCGATTGTGACCACACTCATTGTTGGTCTGCTTGTTATTTATGTCATCGGCGCACCGATTGCATCGCTTTTCGACGCCCTGACGCACTGGCTGGCCAGCATGGATGGCACGTCTTCTGTGGTGCTAGGTGCTGTCTTGGGTGCAATGATCGCTTTTGACATGGGCGGTCCGTTTAATAAAACGGCGTTTCTTTTCGGTGGCGGTTTAATTGCTGCCGGAAATGCTGCACCTATGGGGATGAACGCGGCGGCTATTGCGGTCCCGCCGCTGGCAATGGGCGTTATTACTTTTATTCGCCGACAATGGTTTACTAAGCCTGAAAAAGATGCTGGCATAGCTGCCCTGATCATGGGATGTTTTGGTATTACGGAGGGCGCTATTCCTTTTGCAGCGGCTCGTCCGTTTCAGGTTATTCCGGCCAATGTTATTGGTGGAGCCGTGGCCGGTGCACTTGCCGGTTTATGGGGTGTGAAAGATAACGTCATGCACGGCGGACCTATCGTTGCCGTGTTGGGGGCTATCGACGGCGTTGTGTGGTTCTTCATCGCCGTGCTCGCCGGTATCGCGACGACGATCGCCGTCATGATCGGGCTGACACAAATAAGTATGTCCCGGAGTAAGAATTCTTCGACGACAGCGTCTGGCGCGAGTGACGATAGTGCTGTTGCTGATTCTTCTACTGATTCTTCTAACCCGCGGAACACTGGCACTACTACCAGCGCTGAACCTGACGGTGTTGTTTCCGGCACCAAGCGCGCTGAGACAGCAGATGCTCCTCACCTTATCGACGAAACGCTCGTTGTCCTGGACGATGACGCCCCTTCTGGAGATCGCGAAGACATCATCCGCGGTTTGGTAGACCACGCTGTGTCGGCCGGACGAATTACCGATGGTGAAGCAGTGATCCAGGCAGCGCTGGCTCGCGAGGAGCAATCGACGACGGCGGTGGGAAATGAAGTGGCGATTCCTCATGCGCGGGTAGCTGGCGTCACAACGCCGACGGTGTTGTTCGCCCGGATTCCGGGCGTTGGTGTCGACTGGAACAGCCCGGATAACACGACCGTGCATTTTGTGTTCCTCATTGCCGTTCCTGAAGGGGCGAATAAGAAACACATGAAGATTCTTGCCCAACTTGCCCGTGCCCTGATGAGAGACAATTTCCGCACTCACCTCCGCGACGCGACAACGCGCGGTGAGATAGTCGACGCTGTCCGGGAGACCGTGGGAAACCTATAA
- a CDS encoding BCCT family transporter, translating into MAREGYTSVELRRAHIVPASSHSSPPDQSGSSPRQHSAGSSHPRRGTPQHVGQALKRAVNPEPRLHPGLIPGLSVEDTDRKFPTNKTVFVVALTVAVAVVVWAAVAPGSISVVGADMQEWITTHFAWLLGGLMIAVLLFMLIVGYGPTGNIKLGADDSRPDYSTGSWIAMLFAAGLGIGLVFYGPLEPLTHLLDPTPATDAKAGTMAAVLPSMSTTILHQASLAWAIYAFVGGAIAYSSYRRGRLPLISSIFEPVFPNGTHKILGGIIDIFAVLVTLFGTAISLGIGALQIRTGTSLLTGKEIHGNAFLIGAMVLLTVVFIFSAVSGIKRGIRMLSNANMVIVVALAAFALLTGPTLFILDLFPTSIYALFHNFMAMMSISPSQGDSEKEFLTSWTTMYWAWWVSWSPFVGMFIAKISKGRTLRQFTTVVIFVPALISTAWYTIYGGTAMWMNIKGPGLDVKGSGENVMFDLLDNLPLTPITSTVVLIAVVIFFTTAADSATNVVGSMSQSGRALPSTPITIMWGVTLGLIAIFLLLAGGKDALSGLQSIMVTSAFPFVFIVIGIMIAWAKDLRQDPYMIRRTYAREAISRGVHRGIDMYGDDFVFGTSRVPSEQGAGAKFHSDDPSLTDWYVDHRGARADEEDE; encoded by the coding sequence ATGGCAAGGGAGGGTTACACCTCCGTCGAACTACGAAGGGCTCACATTGTGCCAGCCTCATCTCATAGCTCTCCGCCGGATCAGTCCGGTTCCTCACCCCGCCAGCACTCTGCAGGATCGTCACATCCGCGCCGCGGCACCCCACAACACGTCGGCCAGGCGTTAAAACGAGCCGTCAACCCGGAACCGCGGCTGCACCCAGGGCTCATCCCCGGCCTTAGTGTGGAAGACACAGACCGGAAATTCCCCACCAATAAAACCGTGTTTGTTGTTGCGCTCACCGTAGCCGTAGCGGTGGTTGTATGGGCGGCCGTCGCGCCGGGGAGCATCAGCGTAGTCGGCGCTGACATGCAAGAATGGATCACCACTCACTTCGCGTGGCTGTTGGGCGGTCTCATGATTGCGGTCCTTCTTTTCATGCTGATTGTGGGGTACGGCCCCACCGGGAATATTAAATTGGGTGCCGACGATTCCCGCCCGGATTATTCCACCGGGTCGTGGATCGCCATGTTATTCGCGGCAGGCCTTGGCATCGGCTTGGTGTTCTATGGGCCGCTGGAACCCCTGACGCATCTACTCGACCCGACCCCAGCCACCGACGCCAAGGCTGGCACGATGGCCGCGGTGCTGCCGTCGATGTCAACTACAATCCTGCACCAGGCCAGTTTGGCGTGGGCGATTTACGCCTTCGTCGGTGGCGCTATTGCGTATTCGTCGTATCGACGCGGCCGCCTTCCACTCATCTCCTCCATCTTTGAGCCTGTTTTTCCGAATGGGACGCACAAAATTCTTGGCGGAATTATTGATATCTTCGCCGTTCTTGTCACTCTATTTGGAACTGCGATCTCTCTCGGGATCGGTGCACTACAAATCCGCACAGGAACGTCACTATTAACCGGGAAAGAAATTCACGGAAACGCTTTCCTGATTGGGGCGATGGTTCTTCTTACCGTGGTGTTTATTTTTTCTGCAGTAAGTGGGATTAAGCGTGGAATCCGGATGCTATCGAACGCCAACATGGTCATCGTGGTGGCTTTGGCCGCTTTCGCATTACTCACCGGCCCCACCTTGTTCATTCTGGATCTCTTTCCCACCTCTATTTACGCGCTATTCCACAATTTCATGGCGATGATGTCCATTTCACCGAGCCAAGGCGACTCCGAGAAAGAATTCTTGACCTCGTGGACCACGATGTATTGGGCATGGTGGGTGTCCTGGTCGCCATTCGTCGGAATGTTTATTGCGAAAATTTCGAAAGGGCGAACGCTGCGCCAGTTCACCACTGTGGTGATTTTTGTCCCCGCGCTCATTTCCACCGCGTGGTACACGATTTATGGTGGCACTGCCATGTGGATGAATATCAAAGGCCCTGGTCTCGACGTTAAAGGCTCGGGCGAAAACGTGATGTTCGATCTGCTGGATAATCTTCCTTTGACCCCCATAACATCGACCGTCGTTCTCATTGCGGTCGTGATCTTCTTTACGACGGCCGCTGATTCAGCTACCAATGTGGTCGGTTCGATGTCCCAGTCGGGTCGAGCCCTGCCGTCCACCCCGATAACGATCATGTGGGGAGTCACTCTTGGGCTCATCGCGATCTTCCTGCTACTGGCGGGCGGCAAAGATGCGCTCTCGGGATTGCAATCGATCATGGTGACCAGCGCGTTCCCGTTCGTGTTCATTGTCATCGGGATTATGATTGCGTGGGCGAAGGATTTGCGCCAGGACCCGTACATGATTCGGCGCACCTACGCGAGAGAAGCGATTTCGCGCGGTGTGCATCGCGGCATCGACATGTATGGGGATGACTTCGTGTTTGGCACCTCGCGCGTCCCGTCAGAGCAGGGAGCGGGCGCTAAATTCCATAGCGACGATCCATCATTGACGGACTGGTACGTCGACCATCGAGGTGCGCGCGCCGATGAGGAAGACGAATAA
- a CDS encoding LppP/LprE family lipoprotein — MKVSSSHAVKGIALLASAVVLAGCNQGGDNDNSQAADQPTSVVAKSSTATPSSENAAASDDGSSAVAESDEQDADSDGKTAAQQRRPQESCNDNIAAREYQDHAAEVPPPSSGEWDIDLSSFLDNQPCAALSWAVLVPTYIGDGNPPTQVMLFHNGRFIKTVSQKPTNPPYISRVDDSTINVTWEWPKPGEPQAAPTGRSIATFRWDDQSESVVMEGELPPN; from the coding sequence ATGAAAGTGTCATCGTCCCACGCAGTCAAGGGCATTGCGTTATTAGCTAGCGCGGTCGTGCTAGCTGGATGCAACCAGGGTGGTGATAACGACAACTCTCAGGCCGCTGACCAGCCGACGTCTGTGGTTGCGAAGTCCTCCACCGCTACTCCGAGCTCTGAAAACGCGGCAGCTTCAGATGATGGCAGTAGTGCTGTCGCTGAATCTGACGAGCAAGATGCAGATAGCGACGGCAAAACTGCCGCTCAGCAGCGAAGACCTCAGGAAAGCTGCAACGACAATATTGCTGCACGGGAGTATCAAGACCACGCGGCTGAGGTTCCTCCACCTTCGTCGGGGGAATGGGATATTGATCTCTCCTCTTTTCTCGACAATCAGCCGTGTGCGGCCTTGTCTTGGGCAGTATTAGTTCCGACGTATATTGGTGACGGCAATCCTCCTACACAGGTCATGCTGTTCCATAACGGCCGATTCATAAAAACTGTGTCTCAGAAGCCGACAAACCCGCCGTATATCTCACGCGTTGATGATTCAACGATCAATGTGACTTGGGAATGGCCTAAACCAGGAGAGCCTCAGGCGGCGCCAACGGGACGGTCCATCGCCACGTTCCGGTGGGATGACCAATCCGAATCCGTCGTGATGGAAGGCGAATTACCGCCAAACTAA
- a CDS encoding YeeE/YedE thiosulfate transporter family protein, whose product MLITGLMLGTVLGYVMQRGRFCVTGMLRDIFTLKTWRRFVALLVVIAVHAVGLAALTSLGVITPEVDDFAPFAVIIGGFLFGVGIVLAGGCASGTWYRSGEGLVGSWIALLTYGLSAAAMKAGALQGINTTLREYTVPLTTIQQSLGVSTWALALPLAVLTAFLVAKFVRVEATQPKIAQLAAKKTGLAHLVAEKPWHVYTTGAIVGVLGVIAWPLSAATGRNDGLGITTPSSDLVRFVTTGDATRINWGALLVLGILIGSYLAAKASGEFRVRVPSGTQAVRSVAGGVLMGVGAAWAGGCTVGNGMVQTSLFSYQGWGALLFIALGVGFAAKLWLKPAEPINPQDPDGYTLSPSTADATRAASAGDLAPAPASDESAPGAGVDDLTPEPGAVKRSAVLAESGDRQSSEREPVLVGASAGGSAADSELNAGGFATAVGLPAVSVLERPADGGPNDVSPKLRGGLRRVGERRFALDTLGAVCPFPLIEAKNAMQQLSSGDELVIDFDCTQATDAIPRWAATDGHEVTNFEATADAGWTISVRKG is encoded by the coding sequence ATGCTTATTACCGGTCTCATGCTCGGAACGGTCCTCGGTTACGTCATGCAAAGGGGTCGCTTTTGTGTCACCGGTATGTTGCGTGACATCTTCACGCTGAAAACGTGGCGCCGATTCGTGGCGCTCCTCGTCGTCATCGCCGTCCACGCGGTGGGCTTAGCCGCACTAACATCGCTGGGTGTCATCACCCCGGAGGTCGACGACTTCGCCCCCTTCGCCGTCATCATCGGCGGCTTCCTCTTCGGCGTCGGCATTGTGTTGGCGGGCGGGTGCGCGTCGGGAACCTGGTACCGCTCCGGCGAAGGCCTCGTCGGGTCCTGGATTGCCCTGCTCACGTATGGCTTGTCGGCCGCTGCGATGAAAGCGGGCGCGCTACAAGGGATCAACACCACACTCCGTGAATACACGGTCCCGCTTACGACTATTCAGCAGTCACTAGGCGTGTCGACGTGGGCCTTGGCCCTTCCGTTGGCCGTGCTGACCGCGTTCCTCGTCGCGAAGTTTGTCCGTGTGGAGGCAACTCAGCCGAAAATCGCTCAGCTTGCGGCGAAGAAGACGGGCCTCGCGCACCTGGTGGCGGAAAAGCCCTGGCACGTGTATACGACTGGGGCGATTGTCGGTGTGCTCGGCGTCATCGCTTGGCCTCTCTCGGCGGCGACGGGGCGCAACGATGGCTTGGGAATCACAACACCCAGCTCGGACCTGGTTCGTTTCGTGACGACGGGTGACGCGACCCGCATCAACTGGGGGGCCCTCCTGGTGCTGGGGATCCTGATCGGGTCGTACCTGGCGGCGAAGGCGTCGGGGGAGTTCCGCGTGCGAGTTCCGTCGGGAACCCAGGCGGTGCGGTCGGTCGCCGGTGGTGTGTTGATGGGTGTCGGCGCTGCGTGGGCGGGTGGCTGCACGGTCGGAAACGGCATGGTGCAGACGTCGCTGTTTAGCTACCAAGGTTGGGGTGCTTTGCTCTTCATCGCGCTGGGGGTGGGGTTCGCCGCGAAGCTGTGGCTGAAGCCTGCCGAGCCGATCAATCCGCAAGATCCGGATGGCTACACCTTGTCGCCATCTACTGCCGACGCCACCCGCGCGGCTAGCGCCGGCGATTTGGCTCCTGCCCCCGCTTCCGACGAATCAGCGCCTGGAGCTGGGGTCGATGACCTGACGCCTGAGCCCGGTGCAGTTAAGCGCAGTGCAGTGTTGGCAGAGTCTGGAGATCGTCAGAGTTCTGAACGCGAGCCTGTTTTAGTGGGCGCCTCTGCGGGTGGTTCTGCCGCCGATTCCGAATTGAATGCCGGAGGATTCGCGACAGCTGTTGGCTTACCGGCGGTGTCTGTGCTCGAGCGCCCGGCTGATGGTGGTCCTAATGACGTGAGCCCAAAGCTCCGCGGAGGTTTACGCCGTGTCGGTGAGCGACGGTTTGCCCTGGATACGCTGGGTGCGGTGTGCCCGTTCCCGCTGATTGAAGCGAAGAACGCGATGCAGCAGCTCTCCAGTGGGGATGAGCTGGTCATCGACTTCGATTGCACCCAGGCGACGGATGCTATCCCGCGATGGGCGGCGACCGATGGTCACGAGGTGACAAACTTCGAGGCCACCGCCGACGCCGGATGGACCATTAGCGTGCGCAAAGGATAA